From Micromonospora nigra, one genomic window encodes:
- a CDS encoding CGNR zinc finger domain-containing protein → MNFDAYARTGVDLVNARLDDLDDLRAIFPDENAWMRDEVAERDLAIFRRAQKRLRDVFDYGTSGRDAEAVSELNALLEAHPVQPRISGHDSSDWHMHVASRGSSVSSEFLAGAVWGLSVWLCEYGSARFGVCADDRCGNVYLDTSSNCCRRFCSERCATRSHVAAHRARKRAAGGDQPPVAAQKTPTDSLTPVS, encoded by the coding sequence GTGAACTTCGACGCGTACGCCCGGACCGGTGTTGACCTCGTCAACGCACGACTGGACGACCTCGACGACCTGCGGGCCATCTTCCCCGACGAGAACGCGTGGATGCGCGACGAGGTCGCGGAGCGGGACCTGGCGATCTTCCGGCGCGCGCAGAAGCGCCTGCGCGACGTCTTCGACTACGGCACCTCGGGCCGGGACGCCGAGGCGGTGTCCGAACTGAACGCGCTGCTGGAGGCCCACCCGGTGCAGCCGCGCATCTCCGGGCACGACTCCAGCGACTGGCACATGCACGTCGCCAGCCGGGGCTCCTCGGTGAGTTCCGAGTTCCTGGCCGGCGCGGTGTGGGGCCTGTCGGTGTGGTTGTGCGAGTACGGCAGCGCCCGGTTCGGCGTCTGCGCGGACGACCGCTGCGGCAACGTCTACCTGGACACCTCGTCGAACTGCTGCCGCCGGTTCTGCTCGGAGCGCTGCGCGACCCGCTCGCACGTCGCGGCGCACCGGGCCCGCAAGCGGGCCGCGGGCGGCGACCAGCCGCCGGTCGCGGCGCAGAAGACGCCGACGGACTCGTTGACCCCGGTCAGCTGA
- a CDS encoding proline dehydrogenase family protein: MLRTVILAASRSSQVERLLATVPFTRDVVRRFVAGAQTDDALRATRELVADGLAVTLDNLGEDTVTPEQATSIREEYLRLLSMLSAAGLTPAAEVSVKLSALGQAFDEQLAYDNARAICAAADAAGTTVTLDMEDHTTTDSTLDILAKLRKDHPSTGAVLQAYLRRTESDCRELAGAGSRVRLCKGAYSEPESVAYQSARDVDKSYVRCLNILMSGDGYPMLATHDPRLIAIGEDRARWYDRGPDGFEFQMLYGIRPDEQARLVGEGYTVRTYLPYGEDWYGYLMRRLAERPANLAFFARALASRK, translated from the coding sequence ATGCTCCGTACCGTCATTCTCGCCGCCTCCCGGTCATCCCAGGTCGAGCGGCTCCTCGCGACGGTCCCCTTCACCCGGGACGTCGTGCGCCGGTTCGTCGCCGGCGCCCAGACCGACGACGCGTTGCGCGCGACCCGCGAACTCGTCGCCGACGGTCTCGCGGTGACCCTCGACAATCTCGGCGAGGACACCGTCACCCCCGAGCAGGCCACCTCGATCCGCGAGGAGTACCTGCGGCTGCTGTCGATGCTCTCCGCCGCCGGGTTGACCCCGGCGGCCGAGGTGAGCGTGAAGCTCTCCGCGCTCGGTCAGGCCTTCGACGAGCAGCTCGCCTACGACAACGCCCGGGCGATCTGCGCCGCCGCCGACGCGGCGGGCACCACGGTCACCCTGGACATGGAGGACCACACCACCACCGACTCGACGCTCGACATCCTGGCCAAGCTCCGCAAGGACCACCCGTCGACCGGCGCGGTGCTCCAGGCGTACCTGCGGCGCACCGAGTCGGACTGCCGGGAGTTGGCCGGTGCGGGATCCCGGGTGCGGCTGTGCAAGGGTGCGTACTCCGAGCCGGAGTCGGTGGCCTACCAGTCCGCCCGGGACGTGGACAAGTCGTACGTGCGCTGCCTCAACATCCTGATGTCCGGTGACGGGTACCCGATGCTGGCCACCCACGACCCGCGCCTGATCGCCATCGGCGAGGACCGGGCCCGCTGGTACGACCGTGGCCCCGACGGATTCGAGTTCCAGATGCTGTACGGCATCCGGCCCGACGAGCAGGCCCGGCTCGTCGGCGAGGGTTACACGGTGCGCACCTACCTGCCGTACGGCGAGGACTGGTACGGCTACCTGATGCGTCGTCTCGCCGAGCGTCCCGCCAACCTGGCCTTCTTCGCCCGGGCCCTGGCCTCCAGGAAGTAG
- a CDS encoding HAD family hydrolase: MVRSRKVTVSTDGHGHTAGWAETGLAAPAMPADDSAAAFFDIDNTMMQGASIYWFARGLAARNHFTAVDLARFGWQQLRFRVLATEHAGDMSRAKEAALAFVRGWRVDDVEHLAEEIFDELMAPRIWAGTRRLAQHHLNSGQRVWLVSAAPVEIGRVIAARLGLTGAIGTVAEIVDGAYTGRLVGDVMHGPAKAEAVTQLAAVEGLELARCAAYSDSCNDLPLLSAVGRAVAVNPDGALLREARDRGWEVRDFRTGRRAVRIAVPSTAAAGLLAGAVTAGLALHRRRRPT; encoded by the coding sequence ATGGTCCGCAGCCGTAAGGTGACCGTGAGCACCGACGGGCACGGTCACACCGCCGGCTGGGCCGAGACCGGCCTGGCAGCACCGGCAATGCCCGCCGACGACAGCGCGGCGGCCTTCTTCGACATCGACAACACGATGATGCAGGGCGCCTCGATCTACTGGTTCGCCCGCGGGCTCGCCGCCCGGAACCACTTCACCGCCGTGGACCTGGCCCGGTTCGGCTGGCAGCAGCTGCGCTTCCGGGTGTTGGCCACCGAGCACGCCGGCGACATGTCGCGGGCGAAGGAGGCGGCCCTCGCCTTCGTCAGGGGCTGGCGGGTCGACGACGTGGAACACCTCGCCGAGGAGATCTTCGACGAGCTGATGGCACCCCGGATCTGGGCCGGCACCCGGCGGCTGGCGCAACACCACCTGAACAGCGGTCAGCGGGTCTGGCTGGTCAGTGCGGCCCCCGTGGAGATCGGCCGGGTGATCGCCGCCCGGCTCGGGCTGACGGGCGCGATCGGCACGGTCGCCGAGATCGTCGACGGGGCGTACACGGGTCGGCTCGTCGGCGACGTGATGCACGGCCCCGCCAAGGCGGAGGCGGTCACCCAGCTCGCCGCCGTGGAGGGGCTGGAGCTGGCCCGCTGCGCCGCCTACAGCGACTCCTGCAACGACCTTCCGCTGCTGTCGGCGGTGGGCCGGGCCGTGGCCGTCAACCCCGACGGCGCGCTGCTGCGGGAGGCCCGGGACCGCGGCTGGGAGGTGCGGGACTTCCGCACCGGTCGGCGCGCGGTCAGGATCGCGGTCCCCTCGACCGCCGCCGCCGGGCTGCTGGCCGGAGCGGTCACCGCCGGCCTCGCCCTGCACCGTCGCCGCCGCCCCACCTGA
- a CDS encoding glutathionylspermidine synthase family protein, with protein sequence MRRESVTPRPDWDATIRAQGLVYVDTELPDGGVMSYWDESAAYAFELDEVLRLEEATEELHRMSVAAAAHVVARHRYAEFGIPDWAAEAVARSLREDPPSLYGRFDLAYDGSWPPKLLEYNADTPTALVEASIIQWYWLEDTRPEADQWNSLHERLVAGWAKIGAGLHDRRVHVAWSNEEESGEDHMTAGYLAETARQAGLDVDLLPIQEIGWDGRRFVDRANRPVTTCFKLYPWEWMLAEPYGRPALDPGTPTTWIEPAWKLLLSNKALLAVLWELYPGHELLLPAYLDSPRGMPEYVAKPLLGREGGSVRIVTADGEITNPGDYGDEGFCYQEFRALPEFAGNRLVLGSWTVDGESAGVGLRESASLITDGYARFLPHYIDAPRPAESSTVGV encoded by the coding sequence GTGCGCCGGGAGTCCGTCACCCCGCGCCCCGACTGGGACGCCACGATCCGCGCCCAGGGCCTGGTGTACGTCGACACCGAACTGCCCGACGGCGGGGTGATGTCGTACTGGGACGAGAGCGCGGCGTACGCCTTCGAACTGGACGAGGTGCTGCGGCTGGAGGAGGCCACCGAGGAGCTGCACCGGATGTCCGTGGCCGCCGCCGCGCACGTGGTCGCCCGGCACCGGTACGCCGAGTTCGGCATCCCCGACTGGGCGGCCGAGGCCGTCGCGAGGTCACTGCGGGAGGATCCGCCCAGCCTGTACGGCAGGTTCGACCTCGCCTACGACGGCAGCTGGCCGCCGAAGCTGCTGGAGTACAACGCCGACACCCCGACCGCGCTGGTCGAGGCGAGCATCATCCAGTGGTACTGGCTGGAGGACACCCGGCCGGAGGCCGACCAGTGGAACAGCCTGCACGAACGCCTGGTGGCCGGCTGGGCGAAGATCGGCGCCGGGCTGCACGACCGGCGGGTGCACGTGGCCTGGTCCAACGAGGAGGAGTCGGGCGAGGACCACATGACGGCCGGCTACCTCGCCGAGACCGCCCGGCAGGCGGGCCTGGACGTGGACCTGCTGCCGATCCAGGAGATCGGCTGGGACGGGCGGCGCTTCGTCGACCGGGCGAACCGGCCGGTCACCACCTGCTTCAAGCTCTACCCGTGGGAGTGGATGCTGGCCGAGCCGTACGGTCGCCCGGCACTGGACCCGGGCACCCCCACCACCTGGATCGAGCCGGCCTGGAAGCTGCTGCTGTCGAACAAGGCGCTGCTGGCGGTGCTGTGGGAGCTGTACCCGGGGCACGAGCTGCTGCTGCCGGCCTACCTCGACTCGCCGCGCGGGATGCCCGAGTACGTGGCGAAGCCGCTGCTCGGCCGGGAGGGTGGCTCGGTGCGCATCGTCACCGCCGACGGTGAGATCACCAATCCGGGCGACTACGGCGACGAGGGGTTCTGCTACCAGGAGTTCCGGGCGCTGCCGGAGTTCGCCGGCAACCGGCTGGTGCTGGGCAGCTGGACCGTGGACGGCGAGTCGGCGGGCGTCGGGCTACGGGAGAGCGCCAGCCTGATCACTGACGGTTACGCCCGGTTCCTGCCGCACTACATCGACGCGCCGCGCCCCGCCGAGTCGTCTACCGTTGGGGTGTGA
- a CDS encoding lysophospholipid acyltransferase family protein, giving the protein MTGRPGDVWDRRVAGGLAFLRRRLSGEYEVDEFGFDRELTDAVFHPLLRRLYRDWFRTEVTGVEHVPDDGPALVVGNHSGTVALDALILSTALHDRHPNHRYLRLLGADLVFRMPVVSELARKTGGTVACNPDAERLLSGGELVGVFPEGFKGIGKLYSERYKLQRFGRGGFVSAALRTGTPIVPVAIVGGEEIYPMLADVKPLARLLKLPYFPVTPTFPWLGPLGMVPLPSKWLIEFCPPIPTAHLVDSADDPLVVFNLADQVRETIQQSLHRLLERRPDPFGP; this is encoded by the coding sequence GTGACCGGCCGGCCGGGCGACGTCTGGGACCGGCGGGTCGCCGGGGGCCTGGCGTTCCTGCGCCGACGGCTCTCCGGGGAGTACGAGGTCGACGAGTTCGGCTTCGACCGGGAACTCACCGACGCGGTCTTCCACCCGTTGCTGCGCCGGCTCTACCGGGACTGGTTCCGCACGGAGGTCACCGGCGTGGAACACGTACCCGACGACGGGCCCGCCCTGGTGGTGGGCAACCATTCGGGCACCGTGGCGCTGGACGCGCTGATCCTGTCCACCGCCCTGCACGACCGGCACCCGAACCACCGCTACCTGCGGTTGCTCGGCGCCGACCTGGTCTTCCGGATGCCGGTGGTCTCCGAGCTCGCCCGCAAGACCGGCGGCACGGTGGCCTGCAACCCCGACGCGGAACGGCTGCTGAGCGGTGGCGAACTGGTCGGCGTCTTCCCGGAGGGCTTCAAGGGCATCGGCAAGCTCTACTCGGAGCGCTACAAGCTGCAACGTTTCGGTCGGGGCGGATTCGTGTCGGCGGCACTGCGTACCGGCACCCCGATCGTGCCGGTCGCCATCGTCGGCGGCGAGGAGATCTATCCGATGCTCGCCGACGTGAAGCCGCTGGCCCGGCTGCTCAAGCTGCCGTACTTCCCGGTGACGCCGACCTTCCCCTGGCTGGGGCCGCTGGGCATGGTGCCGCTGCCGAGCAAGTGGCTGATCGAGTTCTGCCCGCCGATCCCCACCGCCCACCTCGTCGACTCGGCGGACGACCCGCTGGTGGTGTTCAACCTCGCCGACCAGGTGCGGGAGACCATCCAGCAGTCCCTGCACCGGCTGCTGGAACGCCGCCCCGACCCGTTCGGACCGTGA
- a CDS encoding DUF5667 domain-containing protein, translated as MDSTLFSRRRAERFAQLLDEANGGRRHHVRSRADDELVRLVAVGRRFSTDPPPAEVDPDFRTGLRAMLLATAEREGIGAPAGVTGQPSTGRGPLLPAATARRARARGAILVGIAAGAVAVSGISAASENAVPGDALYGMKRGTERAQLALTSSDVSRGQLFLGFARTRLGEAAELRGDAVGFDTVLDDMDADTRQGVRLLTGAAAQRSDPAALDAVDTFLDGQRRAVGALADGASRAERDRARRSLALLDAIDRRAAALRAAIACGLPASTGSDALGPTPAGCPR; from the coding sequence GTGGACAGCACCCTCTTCTCCCGTCGGCGCGCCGAGCGCTTCGCGCAGCTTCTCGACGAAGCCAACGGCGGCCGGCGTCACCACGTACGGTCCCGGGCCGACGACGAGCTCGTCCGACTCGTGGCGGTGGGGCGGCGGTTCAGCACCGACCCCCCGCCCGCAGAGGTGGATCCCGACTTCCGCACCGGCCTGCGGGCGATGCTGCTCGCCACCGCCGAGCGGGAGGGCATCGGCGCTCCCGCCGGGGTCACCGGGCAGCCGTCGACGGGTCGCGGCCCGCTGCTGCCGGCAGCCACCGCCCGGCGGGCCCGTGCCCGGGGCGCCATCCTGGTCGGCATCGCCGCCGGGGCCGTGGCCGTCTCCGGCATCTCCGCCGCCAGCGAGAACGCGGTGCCCGGCGACGCGCTGTACGGCATGAAGCGCGGCACCGAACGGGCCCAGCTCGCGCTGACCAGCTCGGACGTCAGCCGTGGGCAACTCTTCCTCGGCTTCGCCCGTACCCGGCTCGGCGAGGCGGCGGAACTGCGCGGCGACGCGGTCGGCTTCGACACCGTCCTCGACGACATGGACGCGGACACCCGCCAGGGCGTACGCCTGCTGACCGGCGCCGCGGCACAGCGGTCGGATCCGGCGGCGCTGGACGCCGTCGACACCTTCCTCGACGGTCAGCGGCGGGCGGTCGGCGCGCTGGCCGACGGCGCGTCCCGTGCCGAGCGGGACCGCGCCCGCCGTTCCCTCGCCCTGCTCGACGCGATCGACCGGCGGGCGGCGGCGCTACGCGCCGCCATCGCCTGCGGCCTGCCGGCGTCCACCGGCAGCGACGCCCTGGGCCCCACCCCGGCCGGCTGCCCGCGTTGA
- a CDS encoding NAD-dependent epimerase/dehydratase family protein — MTPGDTTGVPGVVVVTGVGRYLGAHVAARLAADPRVERVIGVDPTSPGPEFTDLLDRVERVRLDPGSLGHFLADLDVDAVVHLALVSAPDPQNGGRSAMKEQNVIGTMQLLAACQRAPRLRKLVVRSSTAAYGASFRDPAVFTEETEPREVPRGGFGRDILDIEGYVRGFRRRRPDVTATVLRFAPFIGSTADTTLTRYFSQPVVPTVFGRDPRLQFLHFDDALEVLHRSIVEEHPGTYNVAGPGVLALSQAIRRAGRVAVPVLEPGLSGGAALARTLGFGRYGLDQVDLFVHGRVVDTSRLEREYGFTPRSTAAAFEEFIRAHHGGVVVTRQQLALAEQLVLEGIRQVRSTVRELP, encoded by the coding sequence GTGACCCCCGGAGACACCACCGGTGTCCCGGGGGTCGTCGTCGTGACCGGGGTGGGTCGCTATCTCGGCGCTCACGTGGCCGCCCGGCTCGCCGCCGACCCCCGGGTCGAACGGGTCATCGGGGTGGACCCGACGAGTCCTGGTCCCGAGTTCACCGATCTGCTCGACCGGGTCGAGCGGGTTCGCCTCGACCCCGGCTCCCTGGGCCACTTCCTGGCCGACCTCGACGTCGACGCCGTGGTGCACCTGGCGCTGGTCAGCGCCCCCGACCCGCAGAACGGTGGCCGGTCGGCGATGAAGGAGCAGAACGTCATCGGCACGATGCAGCTGCTCGCCGCCTGTCAACGGGCGCCCCGGCTGCGCAAGCTCGTGGTGCGGTCCTCCACCGCCGCGTACGGCGCGTCGTTCCGCGATCCGGCCGTGTTCACCGAGGAGACCGAGCCGCGCGAGGTGCCACGCGGCGGTTTCGGCCGCGACATCCTCGACATCGAGGGGTACGTCCGCGGCTTCCGTCGCCGCCGGCCCGACGTCACCGCCACCGTGCTGCGCTTCGCGCCGTTCATCGGCTCGACGGCCGACACCACGCTGACCCGCTACTTCTCGCAGCCGGTGGTGCCCACCGTGTTCGGCCGCGACCCGCGCCTACAGTTCCTGCACTTCGACGACGCGCTGGAGGTGCTGCACCGGTCGATCGTCGAGGAGCATCCGGGCACCTACAACGTGGCCGGGCCGGGCGTGCTCGCGCTGTCGCAGGCCATCCGACGGGCCGGTCGGGTCGCCGTGCCGGTGCTGGAACCGGGGCTCTCCGGCGGGGCCGCGCTCGCCCGTACCCTCGGCTTCGGCCGGTACGGTCTCGACCAGGTCGACCTGTTCGTCCACGGCCGGGTCGTGGACACCAGCCGGCTGGAGCGGGAGTACGGCTTCACGCCCCGTTCCACCGCCGCCGCCTTCGAGGAGTTCATCCGGGCCCACCACGGGGGTGTGGTGGTGACCCGCCAGCAGTTGGCGCTGGCCGAACAGCTCGTGCTGGAGGGCATCCGACAGGTCCGCTCCACCGTTCGGGAACTGCCGTGA
- a CDS encoding ECF subfamily RNA polymerase sigma factor, BldN family: MTTYGYAERPIGLTRSSGRPPVNERAGAHDPSDETVTPTSRGDGTARRVHQNEPPPRPATPGGNTRPAGGRVAVRPPMPTQARRTGDTPVADPSAGETALLPTVPPAAVTATGFPSRPDPSDPATEVWTLVERAQAGEAEAFGLLYDRYVDTVFRFVYFRVGNRQLAEDLTSDTFLRALKRISSFTWQGRDLGAWLVTIARNLVADHFKSGRYRLEVTTGDVLDADREDRGPEGSPEAAVVEHITNVALLTAVKQLNPEQQECIVLRFLQGFSVAETARAMGKNEGAIKALQYRAVRALARLLPDGFQP, from the coding sequence ATGACCACCTACGGTTACGCGGAGCGACCCATCGGGCTGACCCGGTCGTCCGGTCGGCCCCCGGTCAACGAACGTGCCGGGGCCCACGACCCGTCGGACGAGACGGTCACGCCCACGAGTCGGGGCGACGGCACCGCCAGACGGGTGCACCAGAACGAGCCACCACCGCGACCAGCCACGCCCGGCGGGAACACCAGACCCGCCGGCGGCCGGGTCGCCGTCCGGCCCCCCATGCCGACCCAGGCCCGTCGGACGGGCGACACCCCGGTGGCGGACCCGTCGGCCGGGGAGACGGCGCTGCTCCCGACCGTGCCGCCCGCCGCCGTGACCGCCACGGGTTTCCCCAGCCGCCCCGACCCGTCCGACCCGGCCACCGAGGTCTGGACGCTGGTCGAGCGGGCGCAGGCCGGTGAGGCGGAGGCGTTCGGGCTGCTGTACGACCGGTACGTGGACACGGTCTTCCGCTTCGTCTACTTCCGGGTGGGCAACCGGCAACTGGCGGAGGACCTCACCTCCGACACGTTCCTGCGCGCGCTGAAACGGATCAGCAGCTTCACCTGGCAGGGTCGCGACCTGGGGGCGTGGCTGGTCACCATCGCCCGCAACCTGGTCGCCGACCACTTCAAGTCCGGCCGCTACCGGCTGGAGGTCACCACCGGGGACGTGCTCGACGCCGACCGCGAGGACCGGGGCCCGGAGGGCAGCCCGGAGGCGGCGGTGGTGGAGCACATCACGAACGTCGCGCTGCTGACCGCCGTCAAGCAGCTCAATCCCGAGCAGCAGGAGTGCATCGTGCTGCGCTTCCTCCAGGGCTTCTCGGTGGCGGAGACCGCCCGCGCGATGGGCAAGAACGAGGGTGCCATCAAGGCGTTGCAGTACCGGGCCGTACGCGCGCTCGCCCGGCTGCTCCCGGACGGCTTCCAGCCGTAG
- a CDS encoding 30S ribosomal protein bS22, whose amino-acid sequence MGSVVKKRRKRMAKKKHRKLLRKTRVQRRRLGK is encoded by the coding sequence ATGGGCTCGGTGGTCAAGAAGCGCCGCAAGCGCATGGCTAAGAAGAAGCACCGCAAGCTGCTGCGCAAGACCCGCGTCCAGCGTCGCCGTCTCGGCAAGTGA
- a CDS encoding helix-turn-helix domain-containing protein has protein sequence MAGSQSDGRLSDVKFLTVAEVATVMRVSKMTVYRLVHSGELTAVRVGRSFRVPEHAVHEYLRGAFQETA, from the coding sequence ATGGCCGGGTCGCAGTCCGACGGTCGGCTGTCGGACGTCAAGTTCCTGACCGTCGCCGAGGTGGCGACGGTCATGCGGGTGTCCAAGATGACGGTCTACCGTCTCGTGCACAGCGGTGAGTTGACCGCCGTGCGGGTGGGCCGGTCGTTCCGGGTGCCCGAGCACGCGGTGCACGAGTACCTCCGTGGTGCCTTCCAGGAGACCGCCTGA
- a CDS encoding alpha/beta hydrolase, with translation MRGHGQSSAGWSSYAPADHPELVGGLVLTGAFVGQPRLNPLMRLAVAAVLRSPRLFGMFHRTLFPVHRPADDAAYRRAMVANLREPGRMAATRGVAEPVEPHWTAGVADVRQPVLVLTGAKDPDFPDPARADGVRTGRRLSRVAHRAGLSATVRITGGRGGRPSGWCASPLGAESPYPSPGD, from the coding sequence GTGCGGGGGCACGGGCAGTCCAGCGCCGGCTGGTCGTCGTACGCCCCCGCCGACCACCCCGAACTGGTCGGCGGCCTGGTGCTGACCGGCGCCTTCGTGGGTCAGCCCCGCCTCAACCCGCTCATGCGCCTGGCGGTGGCGGCGGTGCTGCGCAGCCCACGCCTGTTCGGGATGTTCCACCGCACCCTGTTCCCGGTCCACCGACCGGCCGACGACGCCGCCTACCGCCGAGCCATGGTGGCCAACCTGCGCGAACCCGGCCGGATGGCCGCCACCCGGGGTGTGGCCGAGCCCGTCGAGCCGCACTGGACCGCGGGGGTCGCCGACGTGCGGCAGCCCGTGCTGGTCCTGACGGGAGCGAAGGACCCGGACTTTCCCGACCCCGCCCGAGCGGATGGTGTCCGCACTGGACGTCGCCTTTCGCGAGTGGCCCACCGAGCAGGACTGAGCGCCACGGTGAGGATCACCGGCGGGCGTGGTGGCCGTCCGTCGGGTTGGTGCGCCTCGCCACTGGGGGCCGAAAGCCCGTACCCTTCGCCGGGTGACTGA
- a CDS encoding Ppx/GppA phosphatase family protein, giving the protein MRLGVLDVGSNTVHLLVVDAHRGAHPWPAHSEKMVLRLAEQLGPDGALTEAGADSLVKAVGMARSAAAGLEADDLLAFATSAVRDATNAAEVLTRVRDETGVGLEVLSGADEARMTFLAVRRWFGWSAGRLLVLDIGGGSLEVAAGVDEEPGVAASLPLGAGRLTRERLRIDPASVLPPSADLVEELREYVDEQLDPVVARMAEVGWERAVATSKTFRTLARLAGAAPSGAGLWAPRRLTRRGLRQVLGFIRHIPPAQLVELEGVSAGRAHQLLAGAIVAEAVLRRLDVDALDICPWALREGVILRRLDQLAPG; this is encoded by the coding sequence ATGCGACTGGGTGTCCTCGACGTAGGTTCCAACACGGTTCACTTGCTGGTGGTCGACGCCCACCGTGGCGCCCACCCGTGGCCGGCACACTCGGAGAAGATGGTGCTGCGCCTGGCCGAGCAGCTCGGCCCCGACGGTGCCCTGACCGAGGCCGGCGCGGACTCCCTGGTCAAGGCGGTGGGCATGGCCCGCTCCGCCGCCGCCGGCCTGGAGGCCGACGACCTGCTGGCCTTCGCGACCTCCGCCGTCCGCGACGCCACCAACGCGGCCGAGGTGTTGACCCGGGTCCGGGACGAGACCGGCGTAGGGCTGGAGGTGCTGTCCGGCGCGGACGAGGCGCGGATGACCTTCCTCGCGGTGCGACGGTGGTTCGGCTGGTCGGCCGGTCGGCTGCTGGTGCTGGACATCGGCGGCGGTTCGCTGGAGGTCGCCGCCGGTGTCGACGAGGAGCCGGGCGTGGCGGCGTCGCTGCCGCTGGGGGCCGGCCGGCTCACCCGGGAACGGCTGCGGATCGATCCGGCCAGCGTCCTGCCGCCGTCGGCCGACCTGGTCGAGGAGCTGCGGGAGTACGTCGACGAGCAGCTCGACCCGGTGGTGGCCCGGATGGCCGAGGTGGGCTGGGAACGCGCGGTGGCCACGTCGAAGACGTTCCGCACCCTGGCCCGGCTGGCCGGGGCCGCCCCGTCGGGGGCGGGCCTGTGGGCGCCCCGCCGGCTCACCCGCCGGGGGCTGCGGCAGGTGCTGGGCTTCATCCGGCACATCCCGCCCGCCCAGCTCGTCGAGCTGGAGGGGGTGAGCGCGGGGCGGGCCCACCAGCTGCTCGCCGGGGCGATCGTCGCCGAGGCGGTGCTGCGCCGCCTCGACGTGGACGCGCTGGACATCTGCCCCTGGGCGCTGCGCGAGGGCGTCATCCTGCGCCGGCTGGACCAGCTCGCTCCCGGGTGA
- a CDS encoding sugar phosphate isomerase/epimerase family protein encodes MTSRVPVLLSSSSVFPERTAAAFQLAAALGYDGVEVMVWTDVVSQDAGALRGLAGHYGVPVLSVHAPCLLVTQRVWSPDPWERLRRAGELAETLEAPTVVVHPPFTWQREYARNFAEGLAEVADRFSGLRFAVENMYPVRMAGRQFVPYVPGWDPTATGYASYTLDLSHCAASHTDAMKMADQMGDGLAHVHLGDGTGEGRDEHLVPGRGNQPCAEVLRSLAGRGFTGSVAVEVTTRGAKSRAVREADLRESLEFARQHLATPSPVDA; translated from the coding sequence GTGACTTCCCGCGTGCCGGTGCTCCTGTCCAGTTCCTCGGTCTTCCCTGAGCGGACCGCGGCGGCGTTCCAGCTGGCCGCAGCCCTCGGCTACGACGGCGTCGAGGTCATGGTGTGGACCGACGTGGTCAGCCAGGACGCGGGCGCCCTGCGTGGTCTCGCCGGCCACTACGGCGTGCCCGTGCTGTCGGTGCACGCGCCGTGCCTGCTGGTCACGCAGCGGGTGTGGAGCCCCGACCCGTGGGAGCGGCTGCGCAGGGCCGGCGAGCTGGCCGAGACCCTGGAGGCACCGACCGTGGTCGTGCACCCGCCCTTCACCTGGCAGCGCGAGTACGCCCGCAACTTCGCCGAGGGCCTGGCCGAGGTCGCCGACCGGTTCAGCGGGCTGCGGTTCGCGGTGGAGAACATGTACCCGGTGCGGATGGCCGGCCGGCAGTTCGTCCCGTACGTCCCCGGATGGGACCCGACCGCCACCGGGTACGCCTCCTACACCCTCGACCTGTCCCACTGCGCGGCCTCCCACACCGACGCGATGAAGATGGCCGACCAGATGGGCGACGGCCTGGCCCACGTGCACCTCGGCGACGGCACGGGGGAGGGGCGCGACGAGCACCTGGTGCCGGGGCGAGGCAACCAGCCCTGCGCCGAGGTGCTGCGCTCCCTCGCGGGGCGCGGCTTCACCGGGTCGGTCGCCGTGGAGGTGACCACCCGGGGCGCGAAGAGCCGGGCGGTACGCGAGGCCGACCTGCGGGAGTCGCTGGAGTTCGCCCGCCAGCACCTGGCCACCCCGTCGCCGGTCGACGCCTGA